A single Anopheles arabiensis isolate DONGOLA chromosome 2, AaraD3, whole genome shotgun sequence DNA region contains:
- the LOC120894069 gene encoding mucin-5AC isoform X1, protein MGGRRAAMPAPSSAMLWLAVLCNLGLVLPRSAAQQNNNFYFAQSQGRFVPSFENPRNGFFPSALQRQQPPPDSYQEQTLFVNSNNVDRGNGASDGAGTRGITPSYYQFTYTTPRSADIFEISPRPFSATPSTNAGFQYSRSPPRSDFFSNGLTASRSFPASNRQQAGSSQRKSPFSSSSGGFPELATTETPQRPPPPAPASSAEPASVRDRQLSYISSRARPFASEDQQQPPTRASTYLNPASQQQRQPLPRSPASTSSGTRNSFSSSRSKPTDSGAASSGRGSPQTTGTSSTQNGTSNGRFGSGSSQTSRTTARPNRYRSIPTTTTTTTEAATERTTTVDSAAVRNRFSGRTPAPNPFRQAFEAKRVPTANSAIATRGSFPSAAKSKTTTTTTTTTTTTTAKAPVLSRFIHQPAKPIIPSINITHNGSAKSAEVIYDYEDYEESKESTGFGGGDSKQQEINDFQPTPLAKNNSIVLTSAVQEPNLSPGTASIHGAAVPAGDGTAKTVLEDPDGRLNNISENEYYDTVRESETAPGDSVGVEDHTVILTDNFYLPNGGSEETFEEEDEEPEGVQREINGTAELGAEQQQEKLYDDEYAYEDEEPIATTVRPTAKTVAVPPAAAPEQLDDAADMLQFSDEDLKDEQLAGKLPPAAGGTRETLPEATPSTAAPTARTESTTESTLSTTERVASSSEAEGVTNATTESWVVVASVQTSRSVSGARFLPFPQVEQEEKKQPLAELESKGSNESDDGDVTTASGLGEDSEGTTTIAPQEPVIAVTDELDSVTTEKTLIAQSTESIIDKLDRVQSELSSGLFAGKFPVLKDPAAEDQKASSGSTALPPVVIRKFQPNARATTTKKPRVGVTTTVKPTTTTDSLVKKIKFETIDDISALLPPDYKAKSGFKLKKPNPTGETVPTSNEPPADDAAKSELGNRFRSANISRSYKSNVPIQELSSLLPKDYKLNRTEEDIKNTNNLKELISKVKVNDKPNPTLDLLKKAQKVDVSAFLPPGYKPSGGESKTEPSSTAKTVAVSIEDDVSKFLPPGYKTFKTTKKPTTPAPVTIRDDVSKFLPPGYKEPTVGSTPERPKVVFSEDVSKLLPPGYKPPAEEDAKPEPVAIDPSSLLKKIQFKDVSALLPPGFNASKAEEPASTVATGSAGSGFKVVFPSRPGAKKPLPGGAARVTTAKPLHAEGPGMPEIHIRKGPPTRATTEFTGWPTPSTTPLSIEKLLEQQKQQELLEKLLASSSSTSTSTTTTTTTTTTTTTPRPTEPGLCHSECDLAGTIRIVDGVKWVPELLDHNTAEWKKLAREVETELNEVYSKAKNLSKWYKKVRIDSFNKGSVLVDYFVELTDLTRDVNTLEIRKMFHEALVPVPETTTPTTTTTSADDYDGEREDEETKAEKEPVQRENLQVPAQRVKEVFQLGKFRVDPVYTDFTVIPKPILAAGPAIEDDLFLPQWAIAVIVIGLASLLFVILFGVTVLINRQKAAKKKAPTPLTADMLNELNKNHMGGIENFGSEDLYNLDDAWDDRMQDVKPKRFSNSMHGSSASNIYDSWRSQRHPENYFYDDYGLKGSHYPPSGHHHRLHDPAFMMHEPPPPVMAMYPPYHHAPPPPNSHHFSNSSRRYYRDYDPNF, encoded by the exons ACAACAACTTCTACTTCGCACAATCGCAGGGCCGGTTTGTGCCATCGTTCGAGAACCCGCGGAACGGTTTCTTCCCGTCGGCGTtacagcggcaacagccgCCACCGGACTCGTACCAGGAGCAGACCCTGTTCGTCAATAGCAACAACGTGGACCGAGGCAACGGTGCAAGCGATGGCGCTGGTACCCGCGGTATCACACCGTCTTACTATCAGTTTACCTACACG ACCCCACGGAGTGCGGATATTTTCGAAATATCACCACGACCCTTTTCCGCCACACCGTCCACGAACGCCGGCTTCCAGTACTCGCGCAGTCCACCGAGGAGTGACTTCTTCTCCAATGGACTCACGGCCAGTCGGAGCTTCCCGGCGTCGAACCGCCAGCAAGCGGGCAGTTCGCAGCGCAAAAGTCCGTTCAGCAGCTCGTCCGGTGGTTTCCCGGAGCTGGCCACCACCGAAACGCCCCAG CGtccaccaccgccggcacCAGCTTCCTCGGCCGAACCGGCATCCGTGCGCGATCGGCAGCTATCGTACATCTCGAGCCGTGCGCGACCATTCGCGAGCGAagatcagcagcagccaccgaCGCGCGCCTCGACCTATCTGAATCCGGCCTCCCAGCAACAGCGGCAACCGTTACCGCGCAGCCCAGCGTCCACGTCGAGCGGTACGCGCAACAGCTTCTCCAGTTCTAGATCGAAACCAACCGATAGTGGTGCAGCGTCGAGTGGCCGTGGCTCGCCACAGACGACCGGCACGTCGTCCACCCAGAACGGTACCTCGAACGGGCGCTTTGGAAGTGGCAGCTCGCAGACCAGTCGCACCACTGCCCGGCCCAATCGCTATCGATCGATCCCGaccacgacaacgacgacgaccgaGGCGGCAACGGAGCGTACCACCACCGTGGACAGTGCTGCCGTGCGGAATCGATTCAGTGGCAG GACACCCGCCCCGAATCCCTTCCGGCAAGCGTTCGAAGCGAAGCGTGTGCCCACCGCGAACAGCGCTATCGCCACGCGTGGATCCTTCCCGAGTGCGGCGAAATCGAAAAcgaccactaccaccaccacgacaaCCACCACGACCACGGCCAAGGCACCGGTACTGTCGCGCTTCATCCACCAGCCGGCGAAGCCAATCATACCGAGCATCAACATCACGCACAACGGATCGGCCAAGTCGGCCGAAGTCATCTACGACTACGAGGACTACGAGGAGTCGAAAGAGTCGACCGGATTCGGCGGCGGAGACTCGAAGCAGCAGGAAATCAACGACTTCCAGCCCACACCGCTGGCGAAAAACAACTCGATCGTGCTGACGAGTGCAGTGCAGGAACCGAATCTGTCGCCCGGTACGGCCTCCATCCACGGCGCGGCCGTTCCTGCTGGAGATGGCACGGCAAAAACCGTACTGGAAGATCCGGACGGCCGGTTGAACAATATCAGCGAGAACGAGTACTATGATACGGTGCGCGAGTCCGAGACGGCGCCCGGCGATTCGGTCGGTGTGGAAGATCACACGGTAATTCTGACCGACAACTTCTACCTCCCGAACGGTGGCTCGGAGGAAACgttcgaggaggaggacgaggaacCGGAGGGCGTACAGCGGGAGATTAACGGCACGGCCGAGCTGGgggccgagcagcagcaggagaagcTGTACGACGATGAGTACGCGTATGAGGATGAGGAACCGATCGCGACCACGGTACGTCCAACGGCCAAGACGGTGGCAGTTCCACCAGCGGCTGCCCCGGAACAGCTGGACGATGCGGCCGATATGTTACAGTTTTCGGATGAAGATTTAAAGGACGAGCAGCTGGCCGGTAAGCTACCGCCAGCGGCGGGTGGAACCAGAGAAACACTGCCGGAGGCTACTCCTTCGACTGCTGCTCCAACAGCGCGCACGGAATCGACGACCGAATCGACCCTTTCAACAACTGAACGTGTAGCGAGCTCGAGTGAGGCGGAAGGTGTCACAAATGCCACCACGGAAAGCTGGGTGGTGGTTGCATCGGTGCAGACGAGTCGCAGTGTGTCCGGGGCACGGTTCTTGCCCTTCCCGCAGGTCGagcaggaggagaagaagcaaCCCCTGGCGGAGCTAGAATCGAAGGGTAGCAACGAGAGCGATGACGGCGATGTAACTACGGCCAGCGGACTTGGCGAAGACTCGGAGGGAACGACAACGATCGCGCCCCAGGAACCGGTGATTGCCGTGACCGATGAGCTGGATTCGGTGACGACCGAGAAAACGCTGATCGCTCAGTCCACGGAGAGCATTATCGACAAGCTTGACCGGGTGCAGTCGGAACTGTCCAGCGGGTTGTTTGCCGGCAAGTTCCCCGTACTGAAGGATCCTGCCGCGGAAGACCAGAAGGCGTCCTCCGGCTCCACTGCCCTGCCACCGGTGGTGATTCGCAAGTTCCAACCGAACGCGCGTGCAACGACAACGAAGAAACCGCGAGTCGGAGTGACGACCACGGTTAAACCCACGACGACAACCGACAGTTTGGTGAAAAAGATCAAGTTTGAAACGATCGATGACATATCGGCTCTGCTACCACCGGACTATAAGGCAAAGTCGGGCTTTAAGCTGAAGAAACCGAACCCGACCGGTGAAACCGTGCCCACGTCGAACGAGCCACCGGCGGACGATGCGGCGAAGTCGGAGCTGGGAAATCGATTCCGCAGTGCCAACATTAGCCGCTCGTACAAGAGCAACGTGCCGATCCAGGAGCTGAGCTCACTGTTACCGAAAGACTACAAGTTGAACCGCACCGAGGAGGACATTAAGAACACGAACAATCTGAAGGAGCTGATCAGCAAGGTGAAGGTGAACGATAAGCCAAACCCGACGCTCGATCTGTTGAAGAAGGCCCAGAAAGTGGACGTGAGTGCGTTCTTGCCGCCGGGCTATAAACCATCGGGAGGCGAAAGCAAGACGGAGCCATCGAGCACCGCAAAGACCGTAGCCGTGTCGATCGAGGACGATGTGAGCAAGTTCCTGCCGCCGGGCTACAAAACGTTCAAGACAACGAAGAAACCTACCACACCGGCGCCGGTAACGATTCGGGATGATGTAAGCAAGTTCTTGCCACCGGGCTACAAAGAGCCCACCGTGGGCAGTACGCCCGAGCGGCCCAAGGTAGTGTTTAGTGAGGACGTGAGTAAGCTGCTTCCGCCCGGCTACAAACCACCGGCCGAAGAGGACGCAAAGCCCGAACCGGTAGCGATCGATCCGAGCAGTCTGCTGAAGAAGATTCAGTTTAAGGATGTGTCGGCACTGTTGCCACCCGGATTCAACGCTAGCAAAGCGGAAGAACCGGCCAGTACCGTTGCAACGGGTTCGGCCGGTAGCGGCTTCAAGGTCGTGTTTCCCAGCCGGCCCGGAGCGAAGAAACCACTGCCCGGTGGAGCGGCCCGCGTAACGACGGCCAAGCCACTGCACGCCGAAGGACCGGGCATGCCCGAGATTCACATCCGCAAGGGACCACCGACGCGAGCCACGACCGAGTTCACCGGTTGGCCAACTCCTTCCACAACGCCGCTTTCGATCGAgaagctgctggagcagcagaagcagcaggagcTGCTCGAAAAGCTGCTCGCCTCAtcgagcagcaccagcacgagCACGACGACCACAACGACTACCACAACGACCACCACGACACCAAG ACCAACGGAACCGGGTCTGTGCCACTCGGAGTGTGATCTGGCGGGTACGATACGTATCGTGGACGGTGTGAAGTGGGTGCCAGAGCTGCTCGATCACAACACGGCGGAGTGGAAGAAGCTGGCCCGTGAGGTCGAGACGGAGCTGAACGAGGTGTACAGCAAGGCGAAGAATTTGAGCAAGTGGTACAAGAAGGTGCGCATTGACAGCTTCAACAAGGGCAGCGTGCTGGTGGACTACTTCGTTGAGCTGACGGATCTGACGCGCGATGTCAACACGCTCGAGATACGCAAGATGTTCCACGAGGCGCTTGTACCGGTGCCGGAAACGACGACaccgaccaccaccacgaccagcGCCGATGACTACGACGGTGAGCGGGAGGACGAGGAAACCAAAGCGGAGAAGGAACCGGTGCAGCGGGAGAACCTGCAAGTGCCGGCGCAGCGCGTGAAGGAAGTGTTCCAGCTGGGCAAGTTCAGAGTCGATCCGGTGTATACCGATTTCACAG TTATTCCGAAGCCGATACTTGCTGCTGGTCCAGCGATCGAGGACGATCTGTTCCTGCCGCAGTGGGCTATTGCTGTGATTGTGATCGGTTTGGCGTCGCTGCTGTTCGTCATCCTGTTCGGCGTCACTGTG CTAATCAACCGCCAAAAAGCAGCCAAAAAGAAGGCACCGACGCCACTCACCGCCGATATGCTGAACGAACTGAACAAAAACCACATGGGAGGCATCGAAAACTTTGGCTCAGAGGATCTGTACAATCTGGACGATGCATGGGATGATCGTATGCAGGATGTGAAGCCAAAG CGTTTCTCGAACTCGATGCATGGTAGCAGCGCTTCCAACATCTACGACAGCTGGCGATCGCAGCGCCACCCGGAGAACTACTTCTATGACGATTACGGTCTGAAGGGCTCACACTACCCACCGAGCGGCCACCACCATCGGTTACACGATCCGGCCTTCATGATGCAtgaaccgccgccaccggtGATGGCCATGTATCCGCCGTACCATCacgcaccgccaccaccaaacAGTCATCACTTTAGCAACAGCTCGCGACGGTACTACCGGGACTATGATCCGAACTTCTGA
- the LOC120894069 gene encoding mucin-5AC isoform X2, with protein sequence MGGRRAAMPAPSSAMLWLAVLCNLGLVLPRSAAQQNNNFYFAQSQGRFVPSFENPRNGFFPSALQRQQPPPDSYQEQTLFVNSNNVDRGNGASDGAGTRGITPSYYQFTYTRPPPPAPASSAEPASVRDRQLSYISSRARPFASEDQQQPPTRASTYLNPASQQQRQPLPRSPASTSSGTRNSFSSSRSKPTDSGAASSGRGSPQTTGTSSTQNGTSNGRFGSGSSQTSRTTARPNRYRSIPTTTTTTTEAATERTTTVDSAAVRNRFSGRTPAPNPFRQAFEAKRVPTANSAIATRGSFPSAAKSKTTTTTTTTTTTTTAKAPVLSRFIHQPAKPIIPSINITHNGSAKSAEVIYDYEDYEESKESTGFGGGDSKQQEINDFQPTPLAKNNSIVLTSAVQEPNLSPGTASIHGAAVPAGDGTAKTVLEDPDGRLNNISENEYYDTVRESETAPGDSVGVEDHTVILTDNFYLPNGGSEETFEEEDEEPEGVQREINGTAELGAEQQQEKLYDDEYAYEDEEPIATTVRPTAKTVAVPPAAAPEQLDDAADMLQFSDEDLKDEQLAGKLPPAAGGTRETLPEATPSTAAPTARTESTTESTLSTTERVASSSEAEGVTNATTESWVVVASVQTSRSVSGARFLPFPQVEQEEKKQPLAELESKGSNESDDGDVTTASGLGEDSEGTTTIAPQEPVIAVTDELDSVTTEKTLIAQSTESIIDKLDRVQSELSSGLFAGKFPVLKDPAAEDQKASSGSTALPPVVIRKFQPNARATTTKKPRVGVTTTVKPTTTTDSLVKKIKFETIDDISALLPPDYKAKSGFKLKKPNPTGETVPTSNEPPADDAAKSELGNRFRSANISRSYKSNVPIQELSSLLPKDYKLNRTEEDIKNTNNLKELISKVKVNDKPNPTLDLLKKAQKVDVSAFLPPGYKPSGGESKTEPSSTAKTVAVSIEDDVSKFLPPGYKTFKTTKKPTTPAPVTIRDDVSKFLPPGYKEPTVGSTPERPKVVFSEDVSKLLPPGYKPPAEEDAKPEPVAIDPSSLLKKIQFKDVSALLPPGFNASKAEEPASTVATGSAGSGFKVVFPSRPGAKKPLPGGAARVTTAKPLHAEGPGMPEIHIRKGPPTRATTEFTGWPTPSTTPLSIEKLLEQQKQQELLEKLLASSSSTSTSTTTTTTTTTTTTTPRPTEPGLCHSECDLAGTIRIVDGVKWVPELLDHNTAEWKKLAREVETELNEVYSKAKNLSKWYKKVRIDSFNKGSVLVDYFVELTDLTRDVNTLEIRKMFHEALVPVPETTTPTTTTTSADDYDGEREDEETKAEKEPVQRENLQVPAQRVKEVFQLGKFRVDPVYTDFTVIPKPILAAGPAIEDDLFLPQWAIAVIVIGLASLLFVILFGVTVLINRQKAAKKKAPTPLTADMLNELNKNHMGGIENFGSEDLYNLDDAWDDRMQDVKPKRFSNSMHGSSASNIYDSWRSQRHPENYFYDDYGLKGSHYPPSGHHHRLHDPAFMMHEPPPPVMAMYPPYHHAPPPPNSHHFSNSSRRYYRDYDPNF encoded by the exons ACAACAACTTCTACTTCGCACAATCGCAGGGCCGGTTTGTGCCATCGTTCGAGAACCCGCGGAACGGTTTCTTCCCGTCGGCGTtacagcggcaacagccgCCACCGGACTCGTACCAGGAGCAGACCCTGTTCGTCAATAGCAACAACGTGGACCGAGGCAACGGTGCAAGCGATGGCGCTGGTACCCGCGGTATCACACCGTCTTACTATCAGTTTACCTACACG CGtccaccaccgccggcacCAGCTTCCTCGGCCGAACCGGCATCCGTGCGCGATCGGCAGCTATCGTACATCTCGAGCCGTGCGCGACCATTCGCGAGCGAagatcagcagcagccaccgaCGCGCGCCTCGACCTATCTGAATCCGGCCTCCCAGCAACAGCGGCAACCGTTACCGCGCAGCCCAGCGTCCACGTCGAGCGGTACGCGCAACAGCTTCTCCAGTTCTAGATCGAAACCAACCGATAGTGGTGCAGCGTCGAGTGGCCGTGGCTCGCCACAGACGACCGGCACGTCGTCCACCCAGAACGGTACCTCGAACGGGCGCTTTGGAAGTGGCAGCTCGCAGACCAGTCGCACCACTGCCCGGCCCAATCGCTATCGATCGATCCCGaccacgacaacgacgacgaccgaGGCGGCAACGGAGCGTACCACCACCGTGGACAGTGCTGCCGTGCGGAATCGATTCAGTGGCAG GACACCCGCCCCGAATCCCTTCCGGCAAGCGTTCGAAGCGAAGCGTGTGCCCACCGCGAACAGCGCTATCGCCACGCGTGGATCCTTCCCGAGTGCGGCGAAATCGAAAAcgaccactaccaccaccacgacaaCCACCACGACCACGGCCAAGGCACCGGTACTGTCGCGCTTCATCCACCAGCCGGCGAAGCCAATCATACCGAGCATCAACATCACGCACAACGGATCGGCCAAGTCGGCCGAAGTCATCTACGACTACGAGGACTACGAGGAGTCGAAAGAGTCGACCGGATTCGGCGGCGGAGACTCGAAGCAGCAGGAAATCAACGACTTCCAGCCCACACCGCTGGCGAAAAACAACTCGATCGTGCTGACGAGTGCAGTGCAGGAACCGAATCTGTCGCCCGGTACGGCCTCCATCCACGGCGCGGCCGTTCCTGCTGGAGATGGCACGGCAAAAACCGTACTGGAAGATCCGGACGGCCGGTTGAACAATATCAGCGAGAACGAGTACTATGATACGGTGCGCGAGTCCGAGACGGCGCCCGGCGATTCGGTCGGTGTGGAAGATCACACGGTAATTCTGACCGACAACTTCTACCTCCCGAACGGTGGCTCGGAGGAAACgttcgaggaggaggacgaggaacCGGAGGGCGTACAGCGGGAGATTAACGGCACGGCCGAGCTGGgggccgagcagcagcaggagaagcTGTACGACGATGAGTACGCGTATGAGGATGAGGAACCGATCGCGACCACGGTACGTCCAACGGCCAAGACGGTGGCAGTTCCACCAGCGGCTGCCCCGGAACAGCTGGACGATGCGGCCGATATGTTACAGTTTTCGGATGAAGATTTAAAGGACGAGCAGCTGGCCGGTAAGCTACCGCCAGCGGCGGGTGGAACCAGAGAAACACTGCCGGAGGCTACTCCTTCGACTGCTGCTCCAACAGCGCGCACGGAATCGACGACCGAATCGACCCTTTCAACAACTGAACGTGTAGCGAGCTCGAGTGAGGCGGAAGGTGTCACAAATGCCACCACGGAAAGCTGGGTGGTGGTTGCATCGGTGCAGACGAGTCGCAGTGTGTCCGGGGCACGGTTCTTGCCCTTCCCGCAGGTCGagcaggaggagaagaagcaaCCCCTGGCGGAGCTAGAATCGAAGGGTAGCAACGAGAGCGATGACGGCGATGTAACTACGGCCAGCGGACTTGGCGAAGACTCGGAGGGAACGACAACGATCGCGCCCCAGGAACCGGTGATTGCCGTGACCGATGAGCTGGATTCGGTGACGACCGAGAAAACGCTGATCGCTCAGTCCACGGAGAGCATTATCGACAAGCTTGACCGGGTGCAGTCGGAACTGTCCAGCGGGTTGTTTGCCGGCAAGTTCCCCGTACTGAAGGATCCTGCCGCGGAAGACCAGAAGGCGTCCTCCGGCTCCACTGCCCTGCCACCGGTGGTGATTCGCAAGTTCCAACCGAACGCGCGTGCAACGACAACGAAGAAACCGCGAGTCGGAGTGACGACCACGGTTAAACCCACGACGACAACCGACAGTTTGGTGAAAAAGATCAAGTTTGAAACGATCGATGACATATCGGCTCTGCTACCACCGGACTATAAGGCAAAGTCGGGCTTTAAGCTGAAGAAACCGAACCCGACCGGTGAAACCGTGCCCACGTCGAACGAGCCACCGGCGGACGATGCGGCGAAGTCGGAGCTGGGAAATCGATTCCGCAGTGCCAACATTAGCCGCTCGTACAAGAGCAACGTGCCGATCCAGGAGCTGAGCTCACTGTTACCGAAAGACTACAAGTTGAACCGCACCGAGGAGGACATTAAGAACACGAACAATCTGAAGGAGCTGATCAGCAAGGTGAAGGTGAACGATAAGCCAAACCCGACGCTCGATCTGTTGAAGAAGGCCCAGAAAGTGGACGTGAGTGCGTTCTTGCCGCCGGGCTATAAACCATCGGGAGGCGAAAGCAAGACGGAGCCATCGAGCACCGCAAAGACCGTAGCCGTGTCGATCGAGGACGATGTGAGCAAGTTCCTGCCGCCGGGCTACAAAACGTTCAAGACAACGAAGAAACCTACCACACCGGCGCCGGTAACGATTCGGGATGATGTAAGCAAGTTCTTGCCACCGGGCTACAAAGAGCCCACCGTGGGCAGTACGCCCGAGCGGCCCAAGGTAGTGTTTAGTGAGGACGTGAGTAAGCTGCTTCCGCCCGGCTACAAACCACCGGCCGAAGAGGACGCAAAGCCCGAACCGGTAGCGATCGATCCGAGCAGTCTGCTGAAGAAGATTCAGTTTAAGGATGTGTCGGCACTGTTGCCACCCGGATTCAACGCTAGCAAAGCGGAAGAACCGGCCAGTACCGTTGCAACGGGTTCGGCCGGTAGCGGCTTCAAGGTCGTGTTTCCCAGCCGGCCCGGAGCGAAGAAACCACTGCCCGGTGGAGCGGCCCGCGTAACGACGGCCAAGCCACTGCACGCCGAAGGACCGGGCATGCCCGAGATTCACATCCGCAAGGGACCACCGACGCGAGCCACGACCGAGTTCACCGGTTGGCCAACTCCTTCCACAACGCCGCTTTCGATCGAgaagctgctggagcagcagaagcagcaggagcTGCTCGAAAAGCTGCTCGCCTCAtcgagcagcaccagcacgagCACGACGACCACAACGACTACCACAACGACCACCACGACACCAAG ACCAACGGAACCGGGTCTGTGCCACTCGGAGTGTGATCTGGCGGGTACGATACGTATCGTGGACGGTGTGAAGTGGGTGCCAGAGCTGCTCGATCACAACACGGCGGAGTGGAAGAAGCTGGCCCGTGAGGTCGAGACGGAGCTGAACGAGGTGTACAGCAAGGCGAAGAATTTGAGCAAGTGGTACAAGAAGGTGCGCATTGACAGCTTCAACAAGGGCAGCGTGCTGGTGGACTACTTCGTTGAGCTGACGGATCTGACGCGCGATGTCAACACGCTCGAGATACGCAAGATGTTCCACGAGGCGCTTGTACCGGTGCCGGAAACGACGACaccgaccaccaccacgaccagcGCCGATGACTACGACGGTGAGCGGGAGGACGAGGAAACCAAAGCGGAGAAGGAACCGGTGCAGCGGGAGAACCTGCAAGTGCCGGCGCAGCGCGTGAAGGAAGTGTTCCAGCTGGGCAAGTTCAGAGTCGATCCGGTGTATACCGATTTCACAG TTATTCCGAAGCCGATACTTGCTGCTGGTCCAGCGATCGAGGACGATCTGTTCCTGCCGCAGTGGGCTATTGCTGTGATTGTGATCGGTTTGGCGTCGCTGCTGTTCGTCATCCTGTTCGGCGTCACTGTG CTAATCAACCGCCAAAAAGCAGCCAAAAAGAAGGCACCGACGCCACTCACCGCCGATATGCTGAACGAACTGAACAAAAACCACATGGGAGGCATCGAAAACTTTGGCTCAGAGGATCTGTACAATCTGGACGATGCATGGGATGATCGTATGCAGGATGTGAAGCCAAAG CGTTTCTCGAACTCGATGCATGGTAGCAGCGCTTCCAACATCTACGACAGCTGGCGATCGCAGCGCCACCCGGAGAACTACTTCTATGACGATTACGGTCTGAAGGGCTCACACTACCCACCGAGCGGCCACCACCATCGGTTACACGATCCGGCCTTCATGATGCAtgaaccgccgccaccggtGATGGCCATGTATCCGCCGTACCATCacgcaccgccaccaccaaacAGTCATCACTTTAGCAACAGCTCGCGACGGTACTACCGGGACTATGATCCGAACTTCTGA